The Paenibacillus sp. MBLB1832 genome has a window encoding:
- a CDS encoding Rieske (2Fe-2S) protein, with the protein MAHYYVAEASSIPEGDHRIIEIEGRSIGIYNIKGEYHALANYCPHEGAELCKGPVCGTTMPSKVNEYIYGRDQEIVRCPWHGWEFDIKTGKSLFSEKVRTRKYALEIKDGQIHVIIGA; encoded by the coding sequence ATGGCACATTATTATGTGGCGGAGGCGTCGTCTATTCCAGAAGGAGATCATCGAATCATAGAAATAGAAGGACGTTCGATCGGCATTTATAATATCAAAGGCGAATATCACGCATTGGCTAATTATTGTCCTCATGAAGGCGCTGAGCTATGTAAAGGACCTGTGTGTGGAACTACAATGCCTTCTAAAGTGAACGAATACATTTATGGACGGGATCAAGAGATCGTACGTTGTCCTTGGCATGGTTGGGAGTTCGATATTAAAACAGGGAAATCTTTGTTTAGCGAGAAAGTGCGGACACGTAAATATGCCTTAGAAATTAAAGATGGCCAAATTCACGTTATCATTGGGGCATAA
- a CDS encoding amidohydrolase family protein → MNSKMKIIDCDVHNGFASHMDLVPYLKEPWKKIVTEFGFRLPFMYSSPIGVLRKDASPPNGGPPGSDSAYMLEHLVKPLNMEHVLLTGDTFIHLSNLPDADYAAALASAYNDYLIEEWLSKSPVFLGAMVIASQDPAQAAREIDRIGSHPDIKAVVICGASRIPYGQKHYHPIYEAAERNGLTMMIHPGSEGSGISGPPTGAGYLSTYLQWHTSLSSVYMAQLISIVCEGVFEKFPNLKFIFCEGGVTWLPHLMWRLDKNFKGLRWTAPWLKKMPSQYIREHCFLTTQPIEEPEDFKHLQQIFDMIDAENMLLFSSDYPHWDFDDPTAILKRLPQEAKHKIFYQNAKSLFQL, encoded by the coding sequence ATGAATAGTAAAATGAAAATTATTGATTGTGACGTTCATAATGGCTTCGCTAGTCATATGGATTTAGTGCCCTATTTGAAAGAACCATGGAAAAAGATTGTGACTGAATTTGGGTTTCGTCTACCTTTTATGTATAGTTCACCGATAGGAGTCCTGCGTAAGGACGCGTCACCGCCGAATGGAGGACCGCCCGGGTCTGATTCTGCGTATATGTTAGAACATTTAGTCAAGCCGCTGAACATGGAGCATGTGCTTCTAACGGGGGATACGTTCATTCACTTATCCAACTTGCCCGACGCTGACTACGCCGCAGCGCTTGCTTCTGCTTATAATGATTACTTGATTGAAGAATGGTTGAGCAAAAGTCCAGTCTTCCTAGGTGCAATGGTTATTGCTTCACAGGATCCTGCACAAGCAGCTAGAGAAATTGACCGAATTGGTTCACATCCGGATATTAAAGCCGTTGTTATTTGCGGAGCATCACGTATTCCCTATGGGCAAAAACATTATCATCCTATTTATGAAGCTGCTGAGCGAAATGGTTTGACCATGATGATTCATCCAGGATCAGAAGGTTCAGGGATATCAGGTCCGCCAACAGGAGCGGGCTATCTCAGTACTTATTTGCAGTGGCATACGTCGCTGTCATCCGTTTACATGGCTCAGCTTATCAGTATTGTTTGTGAGGGTGTATTCGAAAAGTTTCCTAACCTCAAATTTATTTTCTGCGAGGGCGGGGTAACGTGGCTGCCGCATCTAATGTGGCGTCTGGACAAAAACTTTAAAGGACTGCGATGGACAGCGCCATGGTTAAAGAAAATGCCCAGCCAATACATTCGCGAGCATTGCTTCTTAACCACACAGCCGATTGAAGAGCCTGAGGATTTCAAGCATTTGCAGCAGATCTTCGACATGATCGATGCAGAAAATATGCTTCTCTTCTCGAGTGATTATCCACATTGGGACTTTGATGATCCAACAGCCATCCTAAAAAGATTGCCACAAGAGGCGAAGCACAAAATATTTTACCAAAATGCAAAGAGTCTGTTTCAGCTATAA
- a CDS encoding AraC family transcriptional regulator, which produces MLSLHSIYYDDLPDRAWTKPLSPTEYDILMLITQGEVTYELNNHKLVLKKGDIVYIPAGVMRTAYPREGCSHQKYSAHFTPTELGLTHFRPLNQVSIAQTRQFEYVKQRFQLLAQQWMGKLPYYLPMCYSMLQELLAGACREFDEFKYPYKKLALVTTIRQYIMDHYTEQIRIEELASLVDRTPNYVISTFREIMGTPPIDYLHQIRISAAREMLLHSHKSISQIAEDLGYCDQSYFNRMYRKFVGSPPSAILKERKSTPL; this is translated from the coding sequence ATGCTCTCTTTACATTCCATCTATTATGATGACTTACCTGATCGTGCATGGACGAAGCCACTCTCACCGACCGAGTATGACATCCTGATGTTAATCACGCAAGGTGAAGTCACCTATGAACTTAATAATCACAAACTAGTGTTAAAAAAAGGAGATATCGTTTATATTCCTGCAGGTGTAATGAGGACGGCTTATCCCCGTGAAGGATGTTCACATCAGAAATATTCGGCGCACTTCACTCCTACCGAATTAGGTCTGACGCATTTCCGGCCACTGAACCAAGTTTCAATTGCGCAAACACGGCAATTCGAGTACGTCAAGCAGCGTTTTCAATTACTTGCCCAGCAATGGATGGGGAAACTGCCCTATTATTTGCCAATGTGCTACAGTATGTTACAAGAATTACTTGCTGGCGCTTGTAGAGAATTTGATGAATTTAAATACCCTTACAAGAAGCTTGCTCTCGTTACTACCATACGACAATACATTATGGATCACTACACAGAACAAATAAGAATTGAGGAACTGGCTTCCTTAGTTGACCGCACCCCCAATTATGTGATAAGCACCTTTCGTGAAATTATGGGAACACCGCCAATTGATTATCTTCACCAAATTCGTATATCTGCGGCGCGTGAAATGCTGCTCCATTCGCATAAAAGCATAAGTCAAATTGCCGAAGATCTCGGTTATTGTGATCAATCCTATTTTAATCGTATGTACCGTAAATTCGTTGGTTCACCGCCCTCTGCCATCCTAAAAGAACGGAAGAGTACCCCGCTGTAA
- a CDS encoding glycosyltransferase family 2 protein gives MEARIVYSVVVPVYNEEEVIQKSYRRLTDVMEMLGECYELIFVNDGSQDKTLQLLQEVASLDANVRILDFSRNFGHQIAITAGMDASLGEAVVVIDADLQDPPELIPVMIEKWKQGYEVVYAKRRKRKGESWFKRVTALAFYRILRAMTNVDIPVDTGDFRLIDRVVCQTMSSIKEKNRFVRGLVSWVGFKQIAVEYDRDERAAGETKYPLRKMLKLSVDAMTSFSEKPLKLASYAGFAVSAISFIGFIVTICMKLFTDSTVAGWASLLCTVLFMNGILLIILGIIGEYIGRIYDESKDRPLYIVSKRIGYEHNSSV, from the coding sequence ATGGAAGCTAGAATCGTATATTCCGTCGTCGTGCCTGTATATAATGAGGAAGAGGTTATTCAAAAGAGCTATCGTCGTCTCACCGATGTAATGGAGATGTTAGGAGAGTGCTATGAGCTGATTTTCGTTAATGACGGAAGTCAGGACAAAACATTACAATTGCTTCAAGAAGTGGCTTCATTAGATGCTAATGTGCGAATCTTGGATTTCTCCCGCAACTTCGGGCACCAAATCGCAATTACCGCGGGCATGGATGCCTCCTTAGGGGAAGCTGTCGTCGTCATCGACGCCGATTTGCAGGATCCTCCAGAGCTGATTCCTGTCATGATTGAGAAGTGGAAGCAAGGGTATGAGGTGGTCTATGCCAAGCGCAGGAAGCGTAAAGGGGAAAGCTGGTTTAAACGGGTAACGGCTTTAGCTTTTTATCGTATCTTAAGGGCCATGACAAACGTAGACATCCCCGTGGATACGGGGGATTTTCGGCTTATCGACCGAGTTGTATGCCAAACAATGAGTTCGATCAAGGAAAAAAATAGATTCGTCCGTGGGCTTGTAAGCTGGGTCGGCTTCAAACAGATAGCTGTAGAGTACGATCGGGACGAGCGGGCAGCCGGTGAGACGAAATACCCCTTACGCAAAATGTTAAAGCTATCTGTGGATGCTATGACATCCTTCTCTGAGAAACCGCTTAAGCTAGCCAGCTATGCTGGATTCGCCGTGTCAGCCATCAGTTTCATTGGTTTCATCGTAACAATTTGTATGAAACTATTTACGGATAGCACAGTAGCGGGCTGGGCTTCACTCCTCTGCACAGTCCTATTCATGAACGGAATTCTCTTAATTATCCTTGGAATCATTGGTGAATATATTGGACGAATCTATGATGAATCGAAAGACCGTCCGCTTTACATCGTAAGTAAGAGAATAGGTTATGAGCACAATTCTAGTGTTTAA
- a CDS encoding sensor histidine kinase, translated as MIKTLYVRIVMTFTLVVVISLLVSTLLASKWFSEGARKNVSEDLFRKSQQIQQIVTDAGPVGTIQFLDKLAILRDYKLFLFEKDGGAVLLADHADYTDFEPFVTRVLHGETVKVFHPSHAPGIGEISLGVPIQLNGEAYAMFIQPDLLPQLKSFQSTTAVILLSVLTFGSLLILVAARYLVKPIQRMTVATRGIAKGNFEVDLKIKSKDELGELAQSIQHMARELGQLERMRQDFVSNVSHEMQSPLTSISGFAQVLSSEVVSEEDRLHYAHIIHMESQRLSRLSENLLKLTSLESENHPFHSVTYRLDRQLQEIVLAAEPLWVGKHIDIGLDVVEASIKADKDQLTQVWNNLLYNAIKFTPEGGQINMVLSKVENAIVVEISDSGVGISEGDMKRIFERFYKADPSRQWKVEGNGLGLAIVKKIIDIHQGIIEVESKLGKGTTFRIKLPYGSL; from the coding sequence ATGATCAAAACCTTATATGTAAGAATTGTCATGACCTTTACACTAGTCGTAGTAATTAGTCTACTCGTATCCACTTTACTAGCTTCCAAATGGTTTAGTGAAGGAGCCCGTAAAAATGTGTCTGAGGATTTATTTAGAAAAAGTCAGCAAATTCAACAAATCGTGACAGATGCAGGTCCGGTTGGAACGATCCAATTCCTTGATAAACTGGCCATACTTCGGGACTATAAGTTATTTTTATTTGAAAAAGATGGGGGAGCCGTACTTCTCGCGGATCATGCTGATTATACCGATTTTGAGCCTTTTGTTACTCGCGTCTTACATGGAGAAACGGTAAAGGTCTTTCATCCATCTCATGCACCTGGTATCGGAGAGATATCCTTGGGAGTGCCGATTCAGCTGAACGGGGAAGCTTACGCTATGTTCATTCAACCAGATTTGCTGCCCCAGCTTAAAAGTTTTCAAAGCACCACGGCCGTTATTTTACTTAGCGTACTTACCTTTGGCAGCTTGCTCATACTTGTAGCTGCTCGATATCTAGTCAAGCCTATCCAGAGAATGACGGTTGCAACTCGAGGAATTGCCAAAGGAAATTTTGAAGTTGATTTGAAAATTAAAAGCAAAGACGAGCTTGGAGAGCTGGCGCAAAGCATTCAGCATATGGCTAGGGAGCTAGGACAATTGGAGCGGATGAGGCAGGATTTCGTATCCAACGTCTCTCATGAGATGCAGTCTCCCTTGACTTCCATTAGTGGCTTTGCTCAGGTTCTTAGCAGTGAGGTCGTTAGCGAGGAAGATAGGCTCCATTATGCCCATATCATTCACATGGAAAGCCAACGATTATCCCGTCTCAGCGAGAATTTATTAAAACTGACATCACTGGAATCGGAGAACCATCCTTTTCATTCCGTTACTTACCGACTGGATCGGCAGCTTCAAGAAATCGTCCTGGCCGCTGAACCTCTGTGGGTAGGGAAACATATTGATATTGGGCTCGATGTGGTAGAAGCTTCAATTAAAGCTGATAAAGACCAACTCACGCAAGTCTGGAACAACCTGTTATATAACGCCATTAAATTCACACCTGAAGGCGGTCAGATCAACATGGTGCTCTCAAAAGTAGAGAATGCAATCGTTGTGGAGATTAGTGATTCGGGTGTTGGAATCTCAGAAGGGGATATGAAGCGGATATTCGAACGATTCTATAAGGCAGACCCGTCAAGACAATGGAAGGTGGAAGGCAACGGACTGGGACTAGCTATCGTGAAAAAGATTATCGATATTCATCAAGGCATTATCGAGGTGGAGTCCAAGCTGGGTAAGGGAACCACTTTTCGGATTAAGCTGCCTTACGGTTCATTATGA
- a CDS encoding response regulator transcription factor, with protein sequence MTRILIADDDPNIRELVRVFLSKEGFDTIEAVDGVHALEQMENTKIDLAIVDVMMPRMDGFQLCEELRESYDMPIILLTAKGETAHKVKGFGQGADDYIVKPFVAVELMLRVKALLKRYRITTSQTVQIGELILDRSTYEVTWREERVTLPMKEFELLFRLGSYAGKSFTRGALIEAIWGMQYEGDDRTVDVHIKRIRERYPEHEVGFRIVAIRGLGYRLEEIK encoded by the coding sequence ATGACCAGAATATTAATTGCGGACGATGATCCGAACATCCGCGAACTTGTTCGCGTGTTCCTGAGCAAAGAAGGCTTCGACACGATAGAAGCTGTAGATGGCGTTCATGCCCTAGAACAAATGGAAAACACCAAAATCGACCTAGCCATCGTAGATGTCATGATGCCAAGAATGGATGGCTTCCAATTGTGTGAAGAGCTTCGGGAGAGTTATGACATGCCCATCATTCTCTTGACAGCGAAAGGGGAAACAGCTCATAAAGTTAAGGGCTTTGGACAAGGTGCCGACGATTATATTGTTAAACCGTTTGTAGCGGTAGAACTCATGTTGCGAGTGAAGGCATTGCTGAAGCGTTACCGAATTACCACCTCTCAAACTGTACAGATTGGAGAACTCATCTTGGACAGAAGCACTTACGAGGTTACTTGGAGGGAAGAACGAGTCACGCTGCCTATGAAAGAGTTCGAACTCTTGTTTCGGTTGGGAAGCTATGCTGGCAAATCTTTTACCAGGGGAGCGCTCATCGAGGCGATATGGGGAATGCAATATGAAGGCGATGACAGAACGGTAGACGTGCATATTAAAAGAATTCGCGAAAGGTACCCCGAGCATGAGGTGGGCTTCCGAATTGTGGCGATTCGGGGACTTGGCTATCGCTTGGAAGAAATTAAATGA
- the galU gene encoding UTP--glucose-1-phosphate uridylyltransferase GalU — protein MRIRKAVIPAAGLGTRFLPATKAQPKEMLPIVDKPAIQYIVEEAVQAGIESIIVITGRNKRAIEDHFDKSVELEDSLYESGKEDMLRIIQDISQLANIHYIRQKEPLGLGHAVLCAQQFIGDEPFAVLLGDDIMVSPKPALRHMIDVFEQTNKEVIGVQPVAPADTGKYGIVCPHIRQSSLPKEPFLISDLVEKPSSDEAPSNLAIMGRYILKPTVFKVLEGINPGKGGEIQLTDALSKLCKSNSMIAMPLLGRRYDVGNKFGYIQATIELALDRPELRAELWPYLVHLVGAKENVTWASNG, from the coding sequence ATGAGAATAAGAAAAGCGGTTATCCCTGCAGCAGGACTAGGCACAAGGTTTCTTCCCGCCACGAAAGCCCAGCCCAAAGAGATGCTTCCCATTGTCGACAAGCCTGCGATTCAATATATTGTAGAAGAAGCGGTTCAAGCCGGAATTGAGAGTATAATTGTCATTACAGGACGCAATAAGCGGGCGATTGAGGATCACTTTGATAAATCTGTAGAGCTGGAGGACTCTCTTTACGAGAGTGGCAAGGAAGACATGCTTAGAATCATCCAAGATATCTCTCAACTGGCTAACATCCATTATATAAGGCAGAAAGAGCCGCTTGGCCTTGGTCATGCCGTTCTGTGCGCACAACAATTCATTGGAGATGAGCCTTTCGCAGTTCTTCTCGGTGACGATATTATGGTTTCCCCGAAACCGGCGCTCCGACACATGATCGATGTTTTCGAACAAACCAATAAAGAAGTGATTGGCGTACAGCCAGTCGCTCCTGCCGACACGGGGAAATACGGCATCGTGTGTCCTCATATCAGACAATCTAGCCTTCCAAAGGAACCATTCCTCATCAGTGATTTGGTTGAAAAGCCTTCTTCAGACGAAGCTCCTTCTAACCTAGCTATAATGGGGCGATATATACTCAAGCCAACTGTATTTAAAGTGCTTGAGGGGATCAATCCAGGCAAAGGAGGCGAGATTCAATTGACGGATGCCCTCAGCAAACTTTGTAAATCGAATTCTATGATAGCTATGCCACTATTAGGCAGGCGTTATGATGTAGGGAATAAATTTGGATATATCCAAGCCACAATTGAGCTTGCGCTTGACCGTCCCGAGCTAAGGGCCGAACTATGGCCGTATCTAGTTCATCTCGTAGGGGCGAAGGAGAACGTTACCTGGGCAAGTAATGGGTAG
- a CDS encoding GtrA family protein, which translates to MENKGMWFQAARFAVVGVANTAIDFLVFFLLTYARHTSVAAQIISYAAGTFNSFLCNRKWTFRVTKRATGKEIISFLSVNGLSLLVSIILLEGMQQISVFPLIICKAVATAGSLIVNYLGTRKWVFQTRSE; encoded by the coding sequence ATGGAAAATAAGGGGATGTGGTTTCAAGCCGCTAGATTCGCAGTGGTAGGAGTCGCCAACACGGCCATTGACTTCTTGGTATTCTTCCTTCTGACATACGCAAGGCACACTTCGGTTGCAGCTCAGATCATTTCCTATGCTGCTGGCACCTTCAACAGCTTTTTATGCAATCGGAAATGGACTTTTCGCGTAACGAAACGTGCTACAGGTAAGGAAATCATTTCATTCCTCTCTGTAAATGGTCTCTCGCTGCTCGTGTCCATTATATTGCTTGAAGGGATGCAGCAAATCTCTGTGTTTCCTTTAATCATATGCAAGGCAGTAGCAACCGCGGGGAGCTTAATTGTAAATTATCTGGGAACACGCAAATGGGTTTTCCAGACAAGGAGTGAATAA
- a CDS encoding glycosyltransferase family 39 protein: MDNMKRWDGILILIMGLAAVLNVYNIWHEGLGNTYYAATVKSMLHSFHNFFFASYDPAGFITVDKPPAALWIQTISAKIFGYHGWALILPQVLAGVASVGVLYAIVKPTFGRTAALIASVVLAITPISVAVARTNNVDTILVFLLLLATWSLFKSVRNGKLGWLLLTAVFVGIGFNVKMLQAYMVVPAIYLFYVLASKVSWRKKWTQLGGATAVLLVVSVLWAVIVDSIPPDKRPYIGSSKTNSVLELAFGYNGISRLTGEGGPSGMIGGGMPIEGKSGQGTSHTEGESKSPPSDVQPAPGGMPMPGSGIPQLTDVQMKQLRDVMEKMGINANNPAEMMQLSPEKQRELQSELEKLGIQLPMMPGAAIGGSGPSVPMQPANDMGIQMPANDGMPTGGGMGMSTGKKGPFRLFQTELGGQISWLLGFALLAAFSLFADIRRRRQLNDEHREAIFWYAWLLPMMGFFSIASFFHSYYLSMLAPAIAALTGIGLTTMWKQYRETTWTQWIFPVAIILTSTIQAILIHQSMIQSGWAYAVGGAGITLAISMVVVKNAGEGLKRTIAIVSLTSLLIAPLYWSMTPALYGDNSILPEAGPQLKSFAGMNQILTQQGDPKLVQYLNAHNNGETYLVATASNMSATPIQLETDRAVMMYGGYLGSDPAVTVERIEQYVKNGDIRFFLVSRMGFGDNQDITNWIVENCEEVPASEWQSDVNWSSSIGLPMTMSGMNKLYVYNGK; encoded by the coding sequence ATGGACAACATGAAACGATGGGACGGCATACTGATCTTGATTATGGGGTTGGCAGCAGTTCTCAATGTGTATAATATCTGGCATGAAGGCTTAGGAAATACGTATTATGCGGCCACCGTGAAAAGCATGCTGCATAGTTTTCATAACTTTTTCTTTGCTTCTTATGATCCAGCGGGCTTTATTACGGTAGATAAACCGCCAGCAGCTCTGTGGATACAAACGATTAGTGCGAAAATATTTGGTTATCATGGGTGGGCGCTTATCCTTCCGCAGGTGTTAGCAGGTGTAGCGTCCGTTGGGGTATTATATGCGATTGTGAAGCCAACCTTCGGTAGGACCGCTGCATTAATCGCAAGTGTAGTACTGGCCATTACACCCATCTCCGTGGCAGTAGCTCGGACGAATAATGTAGATACGATATTGGTATTCTTGCTTCTTCTGGCTACGTGGAGCTTATTCAAGTCCGTACGTAACGGAAAGCTGGGTTGGTTGCTTCTTACGGCCGTTTTTGTTGGAATCGGGTTTAATGTAAAAATGCTGCAAGCCTATATGGTTGTTCCGGCTATCTATCTTTTCTATGTATTGGCTTCAAAAGTATCATGGAGGAAGAAATGGACTCAGTTGGGGGGAGCCACAGCGGTGCTGTTGGTCGTATCTGTACTATGGGCAGTCATTGTCGATTCCATACCACCAGATAAGCGACCTTACATCGGCAGCAGTAAGACGAATTCCGTTCTGGAGCTTGCCTTCGGATATAATGGAATTTCACGCTTGACCGGCGAAGGTGGCCCAAGCGGTATGATAGGCGGTGGAATGCCGATTGAAGGTAAGTCCGGTCAAGGCACAAGTCATACGGAAGGGGAGAGCAAATCGCCGCCAAGCGATGTACAACCAGCGCCCGGTGGAATGCCTATGCCTGGCAGCGGAATCCCTCAATTGACGGATGTGCAAATGAAACAGCTTCGAGATGTCATGGAAAAGATGGGGATTAATGCCAATAATCCTGCTGAAATGATGCAACTGTCTCCAGAAAAACAAAGAGAACTCCAATCTGAACTTGAGAAGCTAGGAATTCAGCTTCCGATGATGCCAGGAGCTGCTATAGGTGGATCAGGCCCAAGTGTACCTATGCAGCCAGCTAATGATATGGGTATCCAAATGCCAGCTAACGATGGGATGCCCACAGGTGGTGGTATGGGAATGTCCACGGGTAAGAAAGGGCCATTCCGTTTGTTTCAAACTGAGCTCGGAGGTCAAATAAGCTGGTTATTAGGCTTTGCTCTATTGGCAGCTTTTAGTTTATTCGCAGATATTAGACGGCGCAGACAGCTTAACGATGAACATAGAGAAGCCATATTCTGGTACGCTTGGTTGCTTCCTATGATGGGCTTTTTCAGTATCGCAAGCTTTTTCCATTCGTATTATTTATCCATGCTTGCCCCTGCGATCGCTGCCCTTACAGGCATCGGGCTAACGACAATGTGGAAACAATACCGCGAAACAACATGGACGCAATGGATTTTCCCTGTTGCTATTATCCTAACATCTACGATTCAAGCTATTCTGATTCACCAAAGCATGATTCAATCGGGATGGGCCTATGCAGTTGGCGGTGCTGGAATAACACTTGCGATCAGTATGGTAGTAGTGAAAAACGCTGGTGAAGGACTTAAGAGAACGATAGCCATCGTTTCACTGACATCGTTATTAATTGCTCCACTTTACTGGTCCATGACCCCAGCCCTATATGGAGACAATAGCATCCTTCCGGAAGCCGGTCCACAGCTTAAATCTTTTGCTGGAATGAATCAGATCTTAACACAGCAGGGGGATCCTAAGTTGGTTCAGTATTTGAATGCGCATAACAACGGAGAAACCTATTTAGTTGCCACCGCAAGCAATATGTCAGCTACGCCGATTCAATTGGAGACGGATAGGGCAGTTATGATGTATGGTGGCTACTTAGGGAGTGACCCTGCAGTAACAGTTGAGAGGATTGAACAGTATGTGAAGAATGGAGATATTCGCTTCTTCTTAGTCTCAAGGATGGGATTTGGTGATAATCAAGATATCACGAATTGGATAGTTGAGAATTGCGAGGAAGTACCTGCTTCCGAATGGCAATCCGATGTGAATTGGTCATCAAGCATAGGACTACCCATGACGATGAGCGGCATGAATAAGTTATATGTTTACAATGGAAAATAA